The Methylomonas montana genome has a window encoding:
- a CDS encoding COR domain-containing protein translates to MMFDRNQFRVEIQARLKELPIQKRVAFAVRAAMRVLPLLSVPNKTAWFAALTGSNDQSFRYWKANEKDRHLLSILRCYGMAIEFALTEKYSDAIADIGDAGTNFGLVGASHAADAAKAAAYVAKADIAAAVASAADSAARTAYYPVNTHKTKTANNEPSDKLVEAFFTLFSNRDYSSNSAVTAVESVYAAKVAQDATTLAIRQDLAALTKITANALLEQPLWPESIPEDWMRLLEQFKADVSTLNAGFEVWLDWYDDIVKGHYIDIELRKQWNNIPDELKLQGAKKVNAYLKNLGNTNASTPLNRVRAIFIGYGESGKTSLIRALHGEDVIQGKETMTAGIDIRDWLVPDTNIQAHFWDFGGQVVFHSTHKFFLRSSCVYIIVINARADINSSEQAEYWLDHVKVFGNSAPVILVANKADEAIIHLQMENLTRHYPNIKGFYPVSCTEAKTAHRHEFETFKQALSVQLQAVGIHQMLFTPEQGGVLQELQQNALTNAFMGENEFQQLCDKYQVSDQGELNRDWLVDIFDKLGVMLHFDELKTFHNAYLLNPRWLTHGVYTLMNAKQSRINEADMVRILASSRVEDEYQHLLNYPADKCLFISRAMQRFKLCYPLSNNEMIIPALLADELSSYPAELKNKDILSFEFDFSSFLPRNLIGEFIVSRHHEIKDNLLSQRGGIFKSRSLKAEALVEANYHRRLIVIQVYGRDAKEYLTVLYDAMKRIFSDLALDFREWVDLPHSSLIDTAKPSLEFRTEKAPYQQLLAFARKGEREYIAESGLSYDLGKVLGLILSKEGQLKAGISIFGDYYAGDKKVSETKISINGNTVHGSIIAAEKIENSFNSLDESKSNKEVTMLLAHLLREIQELNNKVPASQSLEDLGRDAEALVVEAQREAPRHNRLSISLEGIKEAALVIGEIAKPIWEVAEKLSPLLLGI, encoded by the coding sequence ATGATGTTCGATAGAAATCAATTTAGAGTTGAAATTCAAGCCAGGTTAAAAGAACTGCCGATTCAGAAACGGGTTGCATTTGCCGTCCGCGCGGCAATGCGAGTCTTGCCCTTATTATCTGTTCCCAACAAAACAGCGTGGTTTGCCGCGTTAACCGGATCAAATGATCAATCCTTTAGATACTGGAAAGCCAACGAAAAAGACAGACATTTGTTGTCGATACTGCGCTGTTATGGCATGGCGATCGAGTTTGCCCTCACAGAAAAATATTCCGACGCTATCGCCGACATAGGCGATGCTGGGACCAATTTCGGACTAGTCGGAGCCTCTCATGCCGCTGACGCAGCAAAAGCAGCCGCCTATGTAGCAAAAGCGGATATTGCAGCAGCCGTGGCTTCAGCTGCCGACTCTGCAGCCAGGACCGCCTACTATCCTGTCAATACTCACAAAACCAAAACAGCCAACAACGAACCATCCGACAAACTAGTTGAAGCCTTCTTCACACTCTTCAGTAATCGAGATTACTCTTCAAACTCCGCTGTTACCGCAGTAGAAAGTGTCTACGCTGCCAAAGTTGCCCAGGACGCAACAACCCTGGCCATTCGACAAGATTTAGCGGCATTAACCAAAATCACAGCCAATGCCTTATTGGAGCAGCCATTGTGGCCGGAAAGCATACCGGAAGACTGGATGAGATTGCTGGAGCAGTTCAAAGCCGATGTTTCAACACTAAACGCTGGATTTGAAGTCTGGCTGGATTGGTATGACGATATAGTAAAAGGCCACTACATAGATATTGAATTACGCAAGCAATGGAACAACATTCCGGATGAATTGAAATTACAAGGCGCCAAAAAGGTTAATGCCTATCTGAAAAACTTAGGAAACACCAACGCGAGCACCCCATTAAATCGGGTGCGCGCTATTTTCATAGGTTATGGCGAGTCCGGAAAAACATCGCTGATCCGCGCATTGCACGGCGAAGATGTCATTCAAGGCAAGGAGACTATGACTGCCGGCATCGATATTCGTGATTGGCTAGTACCGGATACCAATATTCAGGCCCACTTTTGGGACTTTGGCGGACAAGTGGTGTTTCACTCCACCCACAAATTCTTTTTACGTTCATCATGCGTTTACATCATTGTCATTAATGCCCGAGCCGATATCAACAGCAGCGAGCAGGCAGAATATTGGCTAGATCATGTCAAGGTGTTCGGTAACTCCGCGCCGGTGATATTAGTTGCCAATAAAGCCGATGAAGCGATAATCCATCTGCAAATGGAGAACTTGACCCGGCACTATCCGAATATTAAAGGTTTTTATCCGGTCTCCTGTACTGAGGCAAAAACCGCGCATCGACACGAATTTGAAACATTCAAGCAAGCCTTAAGTGTTCAATTACAAGCAGTGGGTATTCATCAAATGCTATTTACCCCTGAGCAAGGTGGCGTATTACAGGAGTTGCAACAAAACGCGTTAACCAATGCGTTTATGGGGGAGAATGAATTCCAGCAGTTGTGCGATAAATACCAGGTCAGTGATCAAGGCGAGTTGAACCGGGATTGGTTGGTGGATATTTTCGATAAACTCGGCGTCATGTTGCATTTCGACGAATTAAAGACCTTTCATAATGCATATTTATTGAACCCCCGATGGTTAACTCACGGGGTTTATACCTTAATGAATGCCAAGCAGTCGCGCATCAACGAAGCCGATATGGTACGGATTTTGGCAAGCTCCAGGGTTGAGGACGAGTACCAACATTTGCTGAATTACCCGGCGGACAAATGTCTATTCATCAGTCGAGCCATGCAACGCTTCAAACTCTGCTATCCATTGAGTAATAACGAAATGATCATTCCGGCGTTATTAGCCGATGAGTTGTCGAGCTATCCCGCCGAATTAAAAAACAAGGATATTTTGAGTTTTGAATTTGACTTCAGTAGCTTTTTGCCACGAAATTTAATAGGCGAGTTTATCGTTAGTCGCCATCATGAAATCAAAGACAACTTACTGAGTCAGCGAGGCGGTATATTCAAAAGCCGAAGTTTAAAAGCCGAAGCTTTGGTCGAAGCCAATTATCACAGACGCTTAATCGTAATACAGGTATACGGTCGAGACGCGAAGGAATACCTTACAGTTTTGTATGATGCGATGAAAAGGATTTTTAGTGATTTGGCGTTGGACTTTCGGGAATGGGTGGATTTGCCGCATTCCTCACTAATTGATACCGCAAAACCGTCGCTGGAATTCAGAACCGAAAAGGCACCATATCAACAGTTATTGGCTTTCGCTAGAAAAGGAGAAAGAGAATATATCGCTGAATCCGGTTTGAGTTATGACCTTGGTAAGGTGTTAGGTCTTATTCTGTCGAAAGAAGGGCAGCTTAAGGCCGGAATCAGTATTTTTGGCGATTATTATGCGGGAGATAAAAAAGTGAGTGAGACAAAAATAAGCATTAACGGTAATACAGTTCACGGCTCAATAATCGCCGCCGAAAAAATAGAAAATAGTTTCAATAGCTTGGATGAATCCAAATCCAACAAGGAAGTGACTATGCTGTTAGCTCATCTTTTAAGAGAAATTCAGGAATTAAATAATAAAGTACCAGCGTCGCAAAGCTTGGAAGACTTGGGCCGAGATGCTGAAGCCTTGGTTGTGGAAGCTCAACGAGAAGCTCCGCGTCATAATCGGTTAAGCATCAGTTTGGAAGGCATCAAAGAAGCGGCTCTTGTGATTGGCGAAATTGCCAAACCGATTTGGGAAGTTGCAGAAAAACTCAGTCCATTATTACTGGGAATCTGA
- a CDS encoding transglutaminase-like domain-containing protein has product MKLYLDSSPYIDTQHPNIVARAAELADGCADEEEIAKRCFEFVRDEIKHSWDYRLNPVTCKASEVLIHGTGYCYAKSHLLAALLRANGIPAGLCYQRLTIDGNEAPFCLHGLNAVYLQQYGWYRIDARGNKPDVNADFCPPLEKLAFPIVNPLEQDLPGIWSEPLPVVVKALTEHQTVEQVYNHLPDVDCQNHKF; this is encoded by the coding sequence ATGAAACTATATCTCGACAGCAGTCCATATATCGATACCCAACATCCCAACATCGTCGCGCGGGCCGCGGAGCTGGCGGACGGCTGCGCCGATGAGGAAGAAATCGCCAAACGCTGTTTCGAATTCGTCCGCGACGAGATCAAACATAGCTGGGATTACCGGCTGAACCCGGTGACCTGCAAAGCTTCCGAGGTGTTAATCCACGGCACCGGCTACTGTTACGCCAAAAGCCATTTGCTGGCGGCGCTGTTGCGCGCCAACGGCATTCCGGCCGGACTTTGTTACCAGCGGCTGACGATAGACGGAAACGAGGCGCCTTTTTGCCTGCACGGTTTGAATGCGGTTTACCTGCAGCAATACGGCTGGTACCGGATCGATGCGCGCGGCAATAAGCCCGACGTGAACGCGGACTTTTGCCCGCCGCTGGAGAAATTGGCGTTTCCGATTGTGAATCCTTTGGAACAAGATTTACCCGGCATTTGGTCGGAACCCTTGCCGGTCGTCGTCAAAGCCTTAACCGAACACCAAACCGTCGAGCAGGTTTATAACCACTTGCCGGATGTTGATTGTCAAAATCATAAGTTCTAA